A region of Micromonospora sp. WMMD882 DNA encodes the following proteins:
- a CDS encoding ThiF family adenylyltransferase, translating to MPFPPLVKQSDGLSDSEVRRQAHQLIHPDITSAGQRRMNNSRVLVVGADEVEAPALTFLADAGIGTLGIVDDATLEPWDLPARGHEDLPGARSRGAAWQDHLRTGHPGLATVLHDTPLTPADALTVVDGYDLVLCASEDPALCYLVDDVCARLGKPFVWGGLGRREGTVGVFWEEHGPTYRDLYPDPPRPYFRGMEGVSRLLAHWVALTMATEAVKLLTGQGEPLVGRVTTYDVTLGEYAVTPLARRADTRRPTELTANEPYFGLLTPAAAEAARTGTISVEELRDLLDGPAPVHLVDVREPDEHALVRLPDSVLVPKREFLDGDAAASLPTDRKVVLYCRMGIRSAEALARVRAQGHPDAVHLGGGIIAWAQRIDPSLPTY from the coding sequence ATGCCTTTCCCACCCCTCGTGAAGCAGAGCGACGGACTCAGTGACTCTGAAGTGCGACGACAGGCGCACCAATTGATTCATCCCGATATCACTTCTGCTGGCCAACGGCGGATGAACAACAGCCGGGTCCTGGTCGTCGGGGCGGACGAGGTGGAGGCTCCGGCGCTGACCTTCCTCGCCGACGCCGGGATCGGCACGTTGGGCATCGTCGACGACGCGACCCTGGAGCCGTGGGACCTCCCGGCCCGGGGCCACGAGGACCTGCCCGGCGCGCGCTCACGAGGCGCCGCCTGGCAGGACCACCTCCGGACCGGTCACCCCGGGTTGGCCACCGTCCTGCACGACACGCCGCTGACCCCGGCCGACGCGCTGACCGTCGTCGACGGGTACGACCTGGTGTTGTGCGCCAGCGAGGACCCGGCCCTGTGCTACCTCGTCGACGACGTCTGCGCCCGCCTCGGCAAACCGTTCGTCTGGGGCGGTCTGGGCCGCCGGGAAGGCACGGTCGGCGTGTTCTGGGAGGAGCACGGCCCCACGTACCGGGACCTGTACCCCGACCCGCCCCGGCCCTACTTCCGGGGCATGGAGGGGGTGTCCAGGCTGCTCGCCCACTGGGTCGCCCTGACGATGGCGACCGAGGCCGTCAAGCTCCTCACCGGCCAGGGCGAACCCCTGGTGGGGCGGGTGACGACGTACGACGTGACGCTCGGGGAGTACGCGGTGACCCCGCTGGCGCGCCGCGCCGACACCCGGCGGCCCACCGAGCTCACCGCCAACGAGCCCTACTTCGGGCTGCTCACGCCGGCCGCCGCCGAGGCCGCCCGGACCGGGACCATCTCCGTGGAGGAGCTGCGGGACCTGCTCGACGGGCCGGCCCCCGTCCACCTGGTGGACGTCCGGGAACCGGACGAGCACGCGCTGGTCCGGCTGCCCGACTCGGTGCTCGTCCCCAAGCGCGAGTTCCTCGACGGCGACGCCGCCGCCAGCCTGCCGACCGACCGCAAGGTGGTGCTCTACTGCCGGATGGGCATCCGGTCCGCCGAGGCGCTCGCGAGGGTGCGCGCCCAGGGCCACCCGGACGCCGTGCACCTCGGCGGCGGCATCATCGCCTGGGCCCAGCGGATCGACCCGAGCCTGCCCACCTACTGA
- a CDS encoding nitroreductase family protein, whose translation MNGSMHVMSTGPSVQDGTREATATGPVGPTADVARFWDRMLVFAASADEAEPAPITVPAELTPVLRLFESAGVGSPTGGCSAPSAGALYPYEHYAVVTGADGPAVYALDAVRRNCQLTRVGAPVAQAVEDAGLTVPAAGEALVLTVARPWLSMRKYGNRGYLYTQFDTAHLAVHLLCLATESCDRAELRTHLPDSGLASLLNLGATCRFLHSVLVLGARRPDAPQVEADTWSCVDGRKAGSGDKPSFWLEAECWRSVDAYRPRRRPTAGRPVRTRPLLPEVAAAPPTDLTTEAEPLTTLAARRRSAKDFAATPLARSALARTLAALRTPLATDLGHDTGLSATLVARRVTGCPPGSYPLHGAGPWADHRTTPPDDDELVRVCMGQYHLRHAAAVVLLHAPRAELVRSGPPGLDTVLLRAGALAHLLYLGAAEARIGVTAIGGFDAGRWRALAGIPAAHEVLYAVLLGNPGPAAVKLDRLHPAYAHNER comes from the coding sequence GTGAACGGATCCATGCACGTCATGAGCACCGGGCCATCCGTGCAGGACGGGACCCGGGAGGCCACCGCCACCGGCCCCGTCGGGCCCACGGCGGACGTCGCGCGCTTCTGGGACCGGATGCTGGTCTTCGCCGCCTCGGCCGACGAGGCCGAGCCGGCGCCGATCACCGTCCCCGCCGAGCTCACCCCGGTGCTGCGCCTGTTCGAGTCGGCCGGCGTCGGATCCCCGACAGGTGGCTGCTCGGCGCCCTCCGCGGGCGCGCTCTACCCGTACGAGCACTACGCGGTGGTGACCGGCGCGGACGGGCCGGCCGTCTACGCGCTGGACGCGGTGCGCCGCAACTGCCAACTGACGCGGGTCGGCGCGCCCGTGGCGCAGGCCGTGGAGGACGCCGGCCTGACCGTCCCGGCGGCCGGCGAGGCGCTGGTGCTCACGGTCGCCCGCCCCTGGCTGTCGATGCGCAAGTACGGCAACCGGGGCTACCTCTACACCCAGTTCGACACCGCCCACCTGGCGGTGCACCTGCTCTGTCTGGCCACCGAGTCCTGCGACCGGGCCGAGCTGCGCACCCACCTGCCCGACAGCGGACTGGCCAGCCTGTTGAACCTCGGCGCCACCTGCCGTTTCCTGCACAGCGTGCTGGTGCTCGGGGCCCGCCGGCCGGACGCCCCGCAGGTCGAGGCGGACACGTGGAGCTGCGTGGACGGCCGCAAGGCCGGCTCCGGCGACAAGCCCAGCTTCTGGCTGGAGGCGGAGTGCTGGCGGTCGGTTGACGCGTACCGGCCCCGGCGGCGGCCCACCGCCGGGCGGCCGGTACGCACCCGCCCCCTGCTGCCCGAGGTGGCCGCCGCGCCGCCGACGGACCTGACGACGGAGGCGGAGCCGCTGACCACCCTAGCCGCGCGCCGACGTTCGGCGAAGGACTTCGCCGCCACCCCGCTGGCCCGGTCCGCGCTCGCCCGGACGCTGGCCGCGTTGCGCACCCCGCTCGCCACCGACCTCGGGCACGACACCGGGCTCAGCGCCACCCTGGTCGCCCGCCGGGTCACCGGCTGCCCGCCCGGCAGCTACCCGCTGCACGGCGCCGGGCCGTGGGCCGACCACCGGACCACCCCGCCGGACGACGACGAGCTGGTCCGGGTGTGCATGGGCCAGTACCACCTGCGGCACGCGGCGGCCGTGGTGCTGCTGCACGCGCCGCGCGCCGAGTTGGTCCGGTCGGGTCCGCCCGGCCTCGACACCGTGCTGCTGCGCGCCGGCGCCCTGGCCCACCTGCTCTACCTCGGCGCGGCCGAGGCGCGGATCGGCGTCACCGCGATCGGCGGGTTCGACGCCGGCCGCTGGCGGGCGCTGGCCGGGATCCCCGCCGCCCACGAGGTCCTCTACGCGGTCCTGCTGGGCAACCCCGGGCCGGCCGCGGTGAAGCTCGACCGGCTGCACCCGGCCTACGCCCACAACGAGAGGTGA
- a CDS encoding FAD-dependent monooxygenase, whose product MRSRQVEVLVVGGSTVGLFAALFLARHGVSTLCVDRHPAPLRHPRAMGIGPRTVELLREAGIADAVDAVCMDMSGSNLQMFSSRTLAEADLAALSAAAPPRTRDVDHVTPQHLRGTCPQSRLDTVVLTAAREHGASVEFDTELTSFTQDDAGVTAVLTGPAGPTTVRARYLVAADGARSAVRSRLGVGVTGPGPLGRPVISVLFESDLAAITGGHTFIVCDVTHPDAPGGLLPVDGDRQWIYHFYHDPATEPVEAFTPARCRELIRTAVGQADLPVEVVSVLPWQAQATVADRFRVGRVLLAGDAAHVVPPVGAFGMNTGVADSHNLAWKLALVLADRAGEELLDTYEAERRPVALAVREQAMLRLADPGLHWARGAEGAARRAAAGAVNAPVVHLGYRYDSAAVVNPQPTPPSTEDVGRALDGAPGSRLPHGWLAPAGRRVSSLDLVAGRFTLFTGADGTAWWAAAAEAAHWFPVGLQAYRVGPGREVADPDGWTTTVGIGDHGALLVRPDGFVAWRATTADPDPAGALRDALAALLHGTPTPGGARVGPPKPDAARGGPPTPGAGRGTSTLSAGRAGTR is encoded by the coding sequence ATGCGTAGCAGGCAGGTCGAGGTTCTGGTCGTGGGAGGCAGCACCGTCGGCCTCTTCGCGGCGCTGTTCCTCGCCCGGCACGGGGTGTCGACCCTGTGCGTGGACCGGCACCCCGCGCCGCTGCGGCACCCACGCGCCATGGGCATCGGCCCCCGTACCGTGGAGCTGTTGCGGGAGGCGGGCATCGCCGACGCCGTCGACGCGGTCTGCATGGACATGTCCGGCAGCAACCTGCAGATGTTCTCGTCCCGGACGCTGGCCGAGGCCGACCTGGCCGCGCTGAGCGCCGCCGCGCCGCCGCGTACCCGCGACGTCGACCACGTCACCCCGCAGCATCTGCGGGGCACCTGCCCGCAGAGCCGCCTCGACACGGTGGTGCTCACGGCCGCGCGGGAGCACGGGGCGAGCGTCGAGTTCGACACCGAGCTGACGTCGTTCACCCAGGACGACGCCGGGGTGACCGCCGTCCTCACCGGCCCGGCCGGGCCGACCACGGTCCGGGCCCGCTACCTGGTCGCGGCGGACGGGGCCCGCAGCGCGGTCCGCTCGCGGCTCGGGGTCGGCGTCACCGGCCCGGGGCCGCTGGGCCGACCGGTAATCAGCGTGCTGTTCGAGAGCGACCTGGCGGCGATCACCGGCGGCCACACCTTCATCGTCTGCGACGTCACCCACCCGGACGCCCCGGGCGGCCTGCTGCCGGTGGACGGCGACCGCCAGTGGATCTACCACTTCTACCACGACCCGGCGACCGAGCCGGTCGAGGCGTTCACCCCGGCCCGCTGCCGGGAGCTGATCCGCACCGCCGTCGGTCAGGCCGACCTGCCGGTGGAGGTGGTCAGCGTCCTGCCGTGGCAGGCGCAGGCGACGGTGGCCGACCGGTTCCGGGTCGGCCGGGTCCTCCTGGCCGGGGACGCCGCGCACGTGGTGCCGCCGGTCGGGGCGTTCGGGATGAACACCGGGGTGGCGGACTCGCACAACCTCGCCTGGAAACTCGCCCTGGTCCTCGCCGACCGGGCCGGCGAGGAACTGCTGGACACGTACGAGGCCGAACGCCGGCCGGTGGCGCTCGCCGTACGGGAACAGGCCATGCTGCGGCTCGCCGACCCCGGCCTGCACTGGGCCCGGGGGGCCGAGGGCGCCGCCCGACGGGCCGCGGCCGGCGCGGTCAACGCCCCCGTGGTGCACCTGGGCTACCGCTACGACTCGGCGGCGGTGGTCAACCCGCAGCCGACGCCACCGTCCACCGAGGACGTCGGGCGGGCGCTCGACGGCGCGCCGGGCTCCCGGCTTCCCCACGGCTGGCTGGCGCCGGCCGGTCGGCGGGTCTCCAGCCTGGACCTGGTCGCCGGGCGGTTCACCCTGTTCACCGGGGCGGACGGCACGGCGTGGTGGGCGGCGGCGGCCGAGGCGGCCCACTGGTTCCCGGTCGGCCTGCAGGCGTACCGGGTCGGCCCGGGGCGGGAGGTCGCCGACCCGGACGGTTGGACGACGACAGTCGGCATCGGTGACCACGGCGCGCTGCTGGTCCGCCCGGACGGGTTCGTCGCCTGGCGCGCGACCACGGCGGACCCCGACCCGGCCGGCGCCCTGCGGGACGCCCTGGCGGCGCTGCTGCACGGCACGCCGACGCCCGGCGGTGCCCGGGTCGGCCCGCCGAAGCCCGACGCCGCCCGGGGCGGCCCGCCCACGCCCGGCGCCGGCCGGGGCACGTCGACGCTCAGCGCCGGGCGGGCCGGAACGCGGTAA
- a CDS encoding LuxR C-terminal-related transcriptional regulator, producing MDGSGAWGALVQLLRQQHETLQAASERTSSALAQLSALSLCALASETDKADIEEVTDQAQIADVLDKVALLATEEILVMHPTSLRAGLTDGLGRNRAARERGVEIRTIYQAPISDSVRTLAHVRRLVRSGVQVRRAPLIPFCLVVVDDRLALVSSPEPVDPVTHLLLVRRPDVIRLLRRVFEFCWDSTIEFLSSTAEGADGGPGGGDPPAAPGVEPPPFPTLVGSVPRLTSQQLVVLRLWASGRPDTMIARELQVSSRTLRRIISTLLRRLGVSTRFEAGMVAARMQGLMDPPRTSVRPL from the coding sequence TTGGACGGAAGCGGTGCCTGGGGCGCGCTCGTCCAGCTGCTGAGACAACAGCACGAGACGCTCCAGGCCGCCTCGGAGCGCACCAGCTCCGCGCTCGCCCAGCTTTCCGCCCTCTCGCTCTGCGCGTTGGCGAGCGAGACCGACAAGGCGGACATCGAGGAGGTGACCGACCAGGCCCAGATCGCCGACGTGCTGGACAAGGTGGCCCTGCTGGCCACCGAGGAGATCCTGGTGATGCATCCGACGTCCCTGCGCGCGGGGCTCACCGACGGCCTCGGCCGCAACCGGGCCGCCCGGGAGCGGGGGGTGGAGATCCGGACGATCTACCAGGCGCCGATCAGCGACAGCGTCCGTACGCTGGCCCACGTTCGGCGGCTCGTCCGGTCCGGGGTCCAGGTGCGGCGCGCGCCGTTGATCCCGTTCTGCCTGGTGGTGGTGGACGACCGGCTCGCCCTGGTGTCGTCGCCGGAGCCGGTGGACCCGGTCACCCACCTGCTGCTGGTCCGGCGGCCGGACGTCATCCGACTGCTGCGCCGGGTCTTCGAGTTCTGCTGGGACAGCACCATCGAGTTCCTGTCGTCCACCGCGGAGGGCGCGGACGGCGGCCCGGGCGGTGGTGACCCGCCGGCGGCGCCCGGGGTGGAGCCGCCGCCCTTCCCCACGCTGGTCGGGTCGGTGCCGCGGCTGACCAGCCAGCAGTTGGTCGTGTTGCGGCTGTGGGCCAGCGGTCGGCCGGACACGATGATCGCCCGCGAGTTGCAGGTGTCGTCGCGCACATTGCGGCGGATCATCTCCACCCTGCTGCGGCGGCTCGGGGTGAGCACCCGGTTCGAGGCCGGGATGGTGGCGGCCCGCATGCAGGGCCTGATGGATCCGCCCCGGACCTCGGTGCGACCGCTGTGA
- a CDS encoding SDR family oxidoreductase, with protein MPARTALVTGAGRGIGRAIAERLGDRGMTVAVHYASDDTAAKETVAAVVARGGRAFPVRAELGLPGDVDTLFAALTEGLREHTGDTGLDVLVNNAGIGCRGDVSQLTPEAFDRVIAVNVKAPVFIVQRALPLLRDGGRIVNVSSMATRVAHPEILGYAISKGALDMLAPNLARQLGPRGITVNTVSPGLIDTEFHGDRLRGRPEARAEAAAQPAVGRLGEPADVADVVAFLVSAEARWITGERLETSGGARL; from the coding sequence ATGCCAGCACGCACCGCGCTCGTCACCGGAGCGGGGCGGGGCATCGGCCGGGCCATCGCCGAACGCCTCGGCGACCGGGGCATGACGGTGGCGGTGCACTACGCGTCCGACGACACGGCGGCCAAGGAGACGGTGGCCGCCGTGGTGGCACGGGGCGGCCGGGCGTTCCCGGTCCGCGCCGAGCTGGGCCTGCCGGGAGACGTCGACACCCTGTTCGCCGCCCTCACCGAGGGGCTACGCGAGCACACCGGCGACACCGGGCTCGACGTCCTGGTCAACAACGCCGGCATCGGCTGCCGGGGCGACGTCTCCCAGCTTACCCCGGAGGCGTTCGACCGGGTGATCGCGGTCAACGTGAAGGCCCCGGTCTTCATCGTGCAACGGGCGCTGCCGCTGCTTCGGGACGGCGGTCGCATCGTGAACGTCTCCTCGATGGCCACCCGGGTCGCCCATCCGGAGATCCTCGGGTACGCGATCAGCAAGGGCGCCCTGGACATGCTCGCCCCCAACCTGGCCAGACAGCTCGGCCCCCGGGGGATCACGGTCAACACCGTGTCCCCGGGGCTGATCGACACCGAATTCCACGGCGACCGGCTGCGCGGGCGCCCCGAGGCGCGGGCCGAGGCCGCCGCCCAGCCCGCCGTCGGCCGGCTCGGCGAACCCGCCGACGTGGCCGACGTGGTCGCCTTCCTCGTCTCCGCCGAGGCCCGCTGGATCACCGGCGAGCGGCTGGAGACGTCCGGCGGCGCCCGGCTGTGA
- a CDS encoding acyl-CoA dehydrogenase family protein — protein sequence MPHVALTDHSAAAPQRRADEVHALLDLASELADKELAPRADDFEARAEFPRAVLRTLGRAGLLSLPYPVDYGGGGQSYETYLAVLEILARRWLCVAQSVNIHVLSCYGLAHHGSPEQRERLLPEMLGGDLLGANCVSEPEAGSDVSAIACRATREDGHWTVTGTKAWTSHAGQADFYNVFCRTGGPGVRGLSLLLADARLAGLHVQRPERKMGVRSSPTATVVFDGARVPADRMIGRPGKGFLIATGLFDRGRLGIAACAVGLATAALEHALAYARSRQQFGQPVAEFQGVSFLLADISTQLAAARALVREAARALDAGADPNHVTAMAARAKLFATDTAMRATTDAVQILGGYGYVQDHPVERWMREAKLLQLIEGTNQIQRVVIARNL from the coding sequence ATGCCACACGTCGCATTAACCGACCATTCCGCAGCCGCCCCGCAGCGGCGTGCCGACGAGGTTCACGCCCTGCTCGACCTCGCCTCGGAGCTGGCCGACAAGGAGCTCGCGCCCCGGGCGGACGACTTCGAGGCACGCGCCGAGTTCCCCCGCGCGGTGCTGCGCACCCTGGGCCGGGCCGGCCTGCTGAGCCTGCCCTACCCCGTCGATTACGGCGGCGGCGGGCAGAGCTACGAGACGTACCTGGCCGTGTTGGAGATCCTGGCCCGCCGCTGGCTCTGCGTCGCCCAGTCGGTGAACATCCACGTGCTGTCCTGTTACGGGCTGGCCCACCACGGCAGCCCGGAGCAGCGGGAGCGGCTGCTCCCGGAGATGCTCGGCGGGGACCTGCTCGGCGCGAACTGCGTCTCCGAGCCGGAGGCCGGCTCGGACGTGTCGGCGATCGCCTGCCGGGCCACCCGGGAGGACGGCCACTGGACGGTCACCGGGACGAAGGCCTGGACCAGCCACGCCGGCCAGGCGGACTTCTACAACGTCTTCTGCCGTACCGGCGGGCCGGGGGTGCGTGGCCTCTCCCTGCTGCTGGCCGACGCGCGGCTGGCCGGTCTGCACGTGCAGCGACCGGAACGCAAGATGGGCGTCCGGTCGTCGCCGACCGCGACCGTGGTGTTCGACGGCGCCCGGGTGCCGGCGGACCGGATGATCGGCCGGCCCGGCAAGGGTTTCCTGATCGCCACCGGGCTGTTCGACCGGGGACGGCTGGGCATCGCCGCCTGCGCGGTCGGGCTGGCCACCGCGGCCCTGGAGCACGCCCTGGCGTACGCCCGGAGCCGGCAGCAGTTCGGCCAGCCGGTCGCCGAGTTCCAGGGGGTGAGTTTCCTGCTCGCCGACATCTCCACCCAGCTCGCCGCGGCCCGCGCGCTCGTCCGCGAGGCGGCCCGCGCGTTGGACGCGGGCGCCGACCCCAACCACGTGACCGCGATGGCCGCCCGGGCCAAGCTGTTCGCCACCGACACGGCCATGCGCGCCACCACCGACGCCGTGCAGATCCTCGGCGGGTACGGCTACGTGCAGGACCATCCGGTCGAACGCTGGATGCGGGAGGCGAAGCTGTTGCAGCTCATCGAGGGCACCAACCAGATCCAGCGGGTAGTGATCGCCCGCAACCTCTGA
- a CDS encoding ketoacyl-ACP synthase III family protein gives MRLKDVHIASIGVHLGRSVDLAEAVAAGRYDEAEYTANGLVRAVVAEDEFPADMAVTAVRQAMDRCPVDPADIRLMLHASLFFQGQDMWTPASYIQRYTIGGAAPSIEVDQKSSGGTAALGLAVSYLSNCDPDSAVLITTADRFGEPGWDRFRSESGTVMGDGATATVLTRRPGFARVLSTVLTADPTLEEMYRGDGFKTAAHSGDKPMDLRRRKKAFMRGRMLELEQISLRIASGVGDCMRTALEEADTKLDDVSRVVLPNIGLTVRWWSVLKEMGVERDRTSWDWGRTIGHLGAGDQFAGLEHLVRQGQVRPGDRVVLAASGHGFNWGAAVVEILDTPDWAATPA, from the coding sequence ATGCGCCTGAAGGACGTCCACATCGCGTCGATCGGAGTCCACCTCGGTCGCTCGGTCGACCTCGCCGAGGCGGTCGCCGCCGGTCGGTACGACGAGGCCGAGTACACCGCCAACGGGCTTGTCCGGGCCGTGGTGGCCGAGGACGAGTTCCCCGCCGACATGGCGGTGACCGCCGTCCGGCAGGCGATGGACCGCTGCCCGGTGGACCCGGCCGACATCCGTCTCATGCTGCACGCCAGCCTCTTCTTCCAGGGGCAGGACATGTGGACCCCGGCCTCCTACATCCAGCGGTACACCATCGGCGGCGCCGCCCCGTCGATCGAGGTGGACCAGAAGAGCAGCGGCGGCACCGCCGCGCTCGGCCTGGCCGTGTCGTACCTGTCCAACTGCGACCCCGACTCGGCGGTGCTGATCACCACCGCGGACCGGTTCGGCGAGCCCGGTTGGGACCGCTTCCGCAGCGAGAGCGGGACGGTGATGGGCGACGGCGCGACCGCGACCGTGCTCACCCGGCGGCCCGGCTTCGCCCGGGTGCTGTCCACCGTGCTGACCGCCGACCCGACCCTGGAGGAGATGTACCGGGGGGACGGCTTCAAGACCGCGGCGCACAGCGGCGACAAGCCGATGGACCTGCGCCGGCGCAAGAAGGCGTTCATGCGGGGCCGGATGCTCGAACTGGAGCAGATCTCCCTCCGGATCGCCAGCGGCGTCGGCGACTGCATGCGGACCGCCCTCGAGGAGGCGGACACGAAGCTGGACGACGTCTCCCGGGTGGTGCTGCCCAACATCGGCCTGACCGTGCGCTGGTGGAGCGTGCTCAAGGAGATGGGCGTCGAGCGGGACCGCACCTCCTGGGACTGGGGCCGCACCATCGGTCACCTCGGTGCCGGCGACCAGTTCGCCGGCCTGGAACACCTGGTCCGGCAGGGCCAGGTGCGGCCCGGTGACCGGGTGGTGCTGGCCGCCAGCGGCCACGGCTTCAACTGGGGCGCGGCGGTCGTCGAGATCCTGGACACCCCGGACTGGGCCGCCACCCCCGCCTGA